One genomic segment of Bombina bombina isolate aBomBom1 chromosome 4, aBomBom1.pri, whole genome shotgun sequence includes these proteins:
- the FBXO45 gene encoding F-box/SPRY domain-containing protein 1 isoform X2 has translation MAAAAAAVLPPAGPAAPPPPPPGSGRLPSRVLELVFSYLGLSDLRSCGLVCKHWHRCLHGDENSDVWRSLCCRIVSEEALRTDILCNLPSYKAKVRAFQHGFSSNDCSRNVYIKKNGFTLHRNPIAQSTDGARTKVGFSEGRHAWEVWWEGPLGTVAVIGIATKRAPMQCQGYVALLGSDDQSWGWNLVDNNLLHNGEVNGSFPQCNNAPKYQIVLLFLKRTTRWCQSTITERLARK, from the exons ATGGCGGCCGCTGCTGCCGCCGTTCTCCCTCCGGCGGGTCCCGCTGCTCCCCCACCTCCGCCGCCGGGTTCGGGGAGGCTTCCTAGCAGGGTTTTGGAGCTGGTGTTCTCTTATCTGGGGCTATCGGACCTGCGCAGCTGTGGCCTTGTGTGTAAGCATTGGCACCGCTGTCTACACGGAGATGAAAACAGTGACGTATGGCGAAGCCTGTGTTGCCGAATCGTCAGCGAAGAGGCTCTCCGGACCGACATACTGTGTAACCTGCCTAGTTATAAAGCTAAG GTTCGAGCCTTCCAGCATGGCTTTAGTTCCAATGACTGCTCTCGGAATGTCTACATTAAAAAGAATGGCTTCACACTTCATAGAAATCCAATAGCACAGAGCACTGATGGAGCTCGTACAAAAGTTGGCTTTAGTGAGGGGCGTCATGCATGGGAGGTTTGGTGGGAGGGCCCATTAGGCACTGTAGCAGTTATTGGAATTGCTACAAAACGGGCTCCTATGCAGTGCCAAGGTTATGTGGCTCTTTTGGGCAGTGACGATCAAAGCTGGGGCTGGAATCTGGTGGATAATAATCTTCTACATAATGGTGAAGTCAATGGGAGTTTCCCACAGTGCAACAATGCCCCCAAATACCAG ATTGTCCTGTTATTCCTCAAGAGAACCACAAGATGGTGCCAGAGTACAATCACAGAGAGACTGGCGCGaaaatga
- the FBXO45 gene encoding F-box/SPRY domain-containing protein 1 isoform X1 yields MAAAAAAVLPPAGPAAPPPPPPGSGRLPSRVLELVFSYLGLSDLRSCGLVCKHWHRCLHGDENSDVWRSLCCRIVSEEALRTDILCNLPSYKAKVRAFQHGFSSNDCSRNVYIKKNGFTLHRNPIAQSTDGARTKVGFSEGRHAWEVWWEGPLGTVAVIGIATKRAPMQCQGYVALLGSDDQSWGWNLVDNNLLHNGEVNGSFPQCNNAPKYQIGERIRVILDMEDKTLAFERGYEFLGVAFRGLPKACLYPAVSAVYGNTEVTLVYLGKPLDG; encoded by the exons ATGGCGGCCGCTGCTGCCGCCGTTCTCCCTCCGGCGGGTCCCGCTGCTCCCCCACCTCCGCCGCCGGGTTCGGGGAGGCTTCCTAGCAGGGTTTTGGAGCTGGTGTTCTCTTATCTGGGGCTATCGGACCTGCGCAGCTGTGGCCTTGTGTGTAAGCATTGGCACCGCTGTCTACACGGAGATGAAAACAGTGACGTATGGCGAAGCCTGTGTTGCCGAATCGTCAGCGAAGAGGCTCTCCGGACCGACATACTGTGTAACCTGCCTAGTTATAAAGCTAAG GTTCGAGCCTTCCAGCATGGCTTTAGTTCCAATGACTGCTCTCGGAATGTCTACATTAAAAAGAATGGCTTCACACTTCATAGAAATCCAATAGCACAGAGCACTGATGGAGCTCGTACAAAAGTTGGCTTTAGTGAGGGGCGTCATGCATGGGAGGTTTGGTGGGAGGGCCCATTAGGCACTGTAGCAGTTATTGGAATTGCTACAAAACGGGCTCCTATGCAGTGCCAAGGTTATGTGGCTCTTTTGGGCAGTGACGATCAAAGCTGGGGCTGGAATCTGGTGGATAATAATCTTCTACATAATGGTGAAGTCAATGGGAGTTTCCCACAGTGCAACAATGCCCCCAAATACCAG ATAGGGGAAAGAATCAGAGTCATCTTGGATATGGAGGACAAGACTTTAGCCTTTGAACGGGGCTATGAGTTCTTGGGAGTAGCTTTCCGGGGACTACCAAAAGCCTGTTTATACCCAGCAGTGTCTGCTGTTTATGGCAACACTGAAGTGACTTTGGTCTACCTAGGAAAACCTTTAGATGGATGA
- the WDR53 gene encoding WD repeat-containing protein 53 yields MAAQWSCGHTNSVLSLAVSTDKVVASGAEAGELAIWNYQGLHLDTLHLDGGGDVTGITFSPVCSTRLYVSHGETLSVLDTRSFKDPVENFSVNKEEINCISVNETGNLLAAADDSGAIKVLDLENKKVCRTLQRHTNICSAVSFRPHRPQSLVSCGLDMQVMLWNMHKTRPLWITNLQQLAEEENDVNHHKSPGQLFNPPLAHSVAVAPCGNIFSCGAEDGKIRIFRVTGSRFESDLCFKGHTQGVSQVSFIDQNDGLPWLISAGNDGKVCLWDIGKETAPQQKPQPPKHVRKNGHVHSKTKNAVHQTKDTSSRVTARLSIEHGEKVNWIVGAELQGSQVVLIADPSITISVYQLGEI; encoded by the exons ATGGCTGCACAGTGGTCTTGTGGTCATACAAACAGTGTGCTGAGTTTGGCAGTGAGCACAGACAAAGTAGTGGCATCTGGAGCAGAGGCTGGAGAGCTCGCTATTTGGAATTATCAAGGACTTCACTTGGATACGTTGCATCTTGATGGCGGTGGTGATGTCACTGGAATTACCTTTTCCCCAGTTTGTTCTACCAGATTATATGTTTCACACGGAGAAACTCTGAGTGTCCTTGACACTAGATCGTTTAAAGACCCAGTTGAAAATTTCAGTGTCAACAAAGAGGAAATCAACTGTATTTCGGTCAACGAAACAGGCAATCTTCTTGCTGCAGCAGATGACTCTGGAGCAATCAAAGTCTTGGATCTGGAAAATAAGAAAGTCTGCAGGACACTACAGAGGCATACTAATATCTGTTCAGCAGTTTCATTTCGGCCCCATCGGCCCCAGAGTCTTGTGTCATGTGGACTTGACATGCAG GTCATGCTCTGGAATATGCATAAAACTCGACCTTTGTGGATCACGAATCTTCAGCAGTTAGCAGAAGAGGAAAATGATGTGAATCACCATAAGTCCCCGGGACAGCTCTTCAATCCTCCTTTGGCTCATTCAGTTGCTGTTGCTCCCTGCGGGAATATCTTCTCTTGTGGTGCAGAGGATGGTAAAATCAGAATCTTCCGGGTAACAGGCTCACGTTTTGAGTCTGACTTGTGTTTTAAAGGTCATACTCAAGGAGTGTCTCAAGTTAGTTTTATAGATCAGAATGATGGACTCCCTTGGTTAATCTCTGCTGGGAATGATGGCAAGGTGTGTCTTTGGGATATTGGGAAAGAAACTGCACCGCAACAGAAACCACAACCTCCAAAACATGTGAGGAAGAATGGGCATGTTCACTCCAAAACCAAAAATGCAGTCCATCAAACAAAAGACACGTCTTCAAGAGTTACAGCTAGGCTTTCTATTGAACACGGGGAAAAGGTGAACTGGATTGTAGGAGCTGAGCTTCAGGGGTCTCAAGTGGTTCTAATTGCAGATCCAAGCATCACAATATCTGTTTATCAGCTAGGGGAAATATAG